The Dunckerocampus dactyliophorus isolate RoL2022-P2 chromosome 1, RoL_Ddac_1.1, whole genome shotgun sequence genome has a segment encoding these proteins:
- the LOC129184336 gene encoding teashirt homolog 2 isoform X1, which translates to MPRRKQQAPRRAAVYMPDDEDAAPQDGVMEEDGETDALTEEECSEKTSPKVSEDRELDNRSSNSYSNQNSPASLLSNQEAELESHLSDTCDRLADFKNSDAPPDDEGCKRKDETGSSLQKMRAAYANFLSDSYWTAVGTDLKAGKTTSKANCDSTNGSTKSDFDWHQDALSKTLQQTLSPKPPSKPNLFSSVHLYRQSSKPCGSVFTGASRFRCKDCSAAYDTLVELTVHMNKSGHYQDNNLSKENSSSASSSKSRKRSLQDLEGKEDAQKVLKCMFCGHSFDSLQDLSVHMIKTKHYQKVPLKEPIPVITPKLLPPAKKRAFESARPCSPDSTTGASGYGDTQRAGVASNPNNNRYGYQNGASYTWQFETCKSQILKCMECGSSHDTLQQLTTHMMVTGHFIKVTNSASKKGKQLALDPLAVEKIQGLVEAPSEADGDKMSPKNVSPGGSERDGEDGSSKGDESEGKDEKLESEDQKAGNFKYPYLREEDLEQDSAGGGDILKSLANTVASAINKAQTGTPSWSAYPSIHAAYQLSGIIKSVPISTAASPPAQVKQTFNQRLRPIAPKGRNHDATGPEGPPVLHNDSDIKQDVISDGKDGESAKFDLMETDDSDCQDDCSFSSKPDANTGNDGGEAIKAKMSPDFSDRGKTPSPSAGDSDAPDILAVNPLSALQSVLNNHLGKANKPKNSRLDKLSSHAQSIFANMNQKPALILANPARNKPKNSFLFASDDQPIDLTKSKHSKPRSSLPAVPHKYALSDIADMVKVLPKATTPKPPVASRLPTMKLESDVRRFEDVSAEVYSVHKRKGRQSNWNPRHLLILQAQFASSLFLTSEGKYLLSDLGPQERMHISKFTGLSMTTISHWLANVKYQLRKTGGTKFLKNMDTGHPVFYCNDCASQFRSPAAFISHLESHLGFQIKDMCKMPVEHHSKAEEAQLPKVLGLVRPSETPLPDEDGDSKFKCKLCCRTFASNHAVKLHLSKTHSKSPDNHSQYVEMDKD; encoded by the coding sequence TGTACATGCCCGACGATGAAGATGCGGCTCCTCAAGACGGCGTCATGGAGGAAGACGGAGAGACCGACGCTCTGACGGAAGAGGAATGCTCAGAGAAGACCAGCCCCAAAGTGTCCGAGGACCGCGAGCTGGACAACAGGAGCAGTAACAGTTACAGCAACCAGAACTCTCCCGCCAGCCTCCTGTCTAACCAGGAGGCAGAGCTAGAGTCGCACCTGAGCGACACCTGCGACAGGCTTGCCGACTTTAAGAACTCAGACGCACCGCCAGACGACGAGGGTTGTAAACGCAAGGACGAGACAGGGAGCAGCTTGCAGAAAATGCGTGCGGCGTATGCAAACTTTCTTTCGGACTCCTACTGGACGGCAGTTGGGACGGACTTGAAAGCGGGCAAAACCACCAGCAAAGCCAACTGCGACAGCACCAACGGCAGCACCAAGAGTGACTTCGACTGGCACCAGGACGCGCTGTCCAAGACCCTGCAGCAGACGCTGTCCCCGAAGCCTCCGTCCAAACCCAACCTCTTCAGTTCCGTGCATCTGTACCGGCAGAGCAGCAAACCCTGCGGCTCAGTGTTCACGGGTGCCAGCCGCTTCCGCTGTAAGGACTGCAGTGCCGCTTACGACACCTTGGTGGAGCTGACGGTCCACATGAACAAGAGTGGACACTACCAGGACAACAACCTCAGCAAGGAAAATAGTTCATCTGCCTCGTCCTCAAAATCGAGGAAACGTAGCTTGCAGGATCTGGAAGGGAAGGAGGATGCACAGAAGGTCTTAAAGTGCATGTTCTGTGGTCATTCCTTTGACTCGCTCCAGGATTTGAGCGTCCACATGATCAAAACGAAGCATTACCAAAAAGTGCCTTTAAAGGAGCCAATCCCAGTCATCACCCCAAAACTACTTCCACCAGCAAAGAAGCGGGCCTTCGAAAGCGCCAGGCCGTGCTCCCCGGACTCCACTACCGGGGCATCCGGGTACGGTGACACCCAGCGAGCCGGTGTCGCGTCGAACCCCAACAATAACCGCTATGGCTATCAGAATGGCGCCAGTTACACTTGGCAGTTTGAGACGTGCAAGTCTCAGATTCTGAAGTGCATGGAGTGCGGCAGCTCCCACGACACCCTGCAGCAGCTCACCACGCACATGATGGTGACGGGACATTTTATCAAGGTCACCAACTCCGCTTCCAAGAAGGGGAAACAGTTAGCTCTCGACCCCTTGGCGGTGGAGAAGATCCAAGGCTTAGTCGAGGCCCCCTCTGAAGCAGACGGAGACAAGATGTCTCCTAAGAATGTTTCCCCTGGAGGCAGCGAGAGGGATGGGGAGGACGGTTCTTCCAAAGGGGACGAAAGTGAAGGGAAGGATGAAAAGCTAGAGAGTGAAGATCAAAAGGCAGGAAACTTCAAGTACCCTTATCTCCGTGAGGAGGATCTGGAGCAGGACTCGGCCGGAGGCGGGGACATCCTTAAGTCTTTAGCCAACACAGTTGCTTCGGCCATCAATAAAGCTCAAACAGGAACGCCGAGCTGGAGCGCCTATCCGAGCATCCACGCCGCCTATCAGCTCTCCGGCATCATCAAAAGTGTCCCTATTTCTACCGCTGCGTCGCCTCCCGCTCAGGTGAAGCAGACATTCAACCAAAGGCTGCGGCCGATCGCCCCTAAGGGGAGGAACCACGATGCCACGGGCCCGGAGGGTCCCCCGGTGTTGCATAATGACAGCGACATCAAACAGGACGTGATCAGTGACGGTAAAGACGGCGAGAGTGCGAAGTTTGATCTGATGGAGACGGATGACAGCGACTGTCAGGATGATTGCTCCTTCTCTTCAAAGCCTGATGCCAACACTGGGAATGATGGCGGCGAGGCGATCAAAGCGAAGATGAGCCCAGATTTCTCTGACAGAGGCAAGACTCCGAGCCCCTCCGCCGGCGACAGTGATGCTCCGGATATCCTTGCTGTAAACCCTCTCAGTGCACTGCAGTCAGTCCTGAACAATCACCTCGGCAAAGCCAATAAACCCAAAAACTCACGATTAGACAAACTATCTTCTCACGCCCAGTCTATTTTTGCTAACATGAATCAAAAGCCAGCACTAATACTCGCTAATCCTGCGAGGAATAAGCCGAAGAATAGCTTTCTCTTTGCGAGTGACGACCAGCCGATAGACTTGACGAAATCCAAACACAGCAAGCCCAGGTCCTCGCTGCCCGCCGTGCCGCACAAGTACGCTCTGTCCGACATCGCCGACATGGTCAAAGTTCTCCCCAAAGCCACCACGCCCAAACCCCCCGTAGCCTCCAGGCTCCCCACCATGAAACTCGAATCCGACGTCAGGCGCTTCGAGGATGTGTCCGCCGAAGTCTACTCGGTCCACAAGCGCAAGGGCCGCCAGTCCAACTGGAACCCTCGCCACCTTCTCATCCTGCAGGCGCAGTTCGCCTCCAGCCTCTTCCTCACCTCGGAGGGCAAGTACCTGCTGTCTGACCTCGGCCCTCAGGAGCGCATGCACATCTCCAAGTTCACCGGACTCTCCATGACCACCATAAGCCATTGGCTGGCCAATGTCAAGTACCAGCTGCGGAAAACCGGCGGCACCAAATTCCTAAAGAACATGGACACGGGCCACCCCGTCTTCTACTGCAACGACTGTGCTTCGCAGTTCAGGTCGCCGGCCGCCTTCATCTCCCACCTGGAGTCCCACCTGGGCTTCCAGATCAAAGACATGTGCAAGATGCCCGTGGAGCACCACTCCAAGGCAGAGGAGGCCCAGCTCCCCAAGGTGCTGGGACTCGTCCGTCCATCCGAGACGCCGCTCCCCGACGAGGACGGCGACTCCAAGTTCAAATGTAAGCTGTGCTGTCGGACATTTGCCAGCAATCACGCCGTCAAGCTCCATTTGAGTAAGACACACAGCAAGTCCCCCGACAACCACTCGCAGTACGTGGAGATGGACAAGGACTAG
- the LOC129184336 gene encoding teashirt homolog 2 isoform X2, translating into MPDDEDAAPQDGVMEEDGETDALTEEECSEKTSPKVSEDRELDNRSSNSYSNQNSPASLLSNQEAELESHLSDTCDRLADFKNSDAPPDDEGCKRKDETGSSLQKMRAAYANFLSDSYWTAVGTDLKAGKTTSKANCDSTNGSTKSDFDWHQDALSKTLQQTLSPKPPSKPNLFSSVHLYRQSSKPCGSVFTGASRFRCKDCSAAYDTLVELTVHMNKSGHYQDNNLSKENSSSASSSKSRKRSLQDLEGKEDAQKVLKCMFCGHSFDSLQDLSVHMIKTKHYQKVPLKEPIPVITPKLLPPAKKRAFESARPCSPDSTTGASGYGDTQRAGVASNPNNNRYGYQNGASYTWQFETCKSQILKCMECGSSHDTLQQLTTHMMVTGHFIKVTNSASKKGKQLALDPLAVEKIQGLVEAPSEADGDKMSPKNVSPGGSERDGEDGSSKGDESEGKDEKLESEDQKAGNFKYPYLREEDLEQDSAGGGDILKSLANTVASAINKAQTGTPSWSAYPSIHAAYQLSGIIKSVPISTAASPPAQVKQTFNQRLRPIAPKGRNHDATGPEGPPVLHNDSDIKQDVISDGKDGESAKFDLMETDDSDCQDDCSFSSKPDANTGNDGGEAIKAKMSPDFSDRGKTPSPSAGDSDAPDILAVNPLSALQSVLNNHLGKANKPKNSRLDKLSSHAQSIFANMNQKPALILANPARNKPKNSFLFASDDQPIDLTKSKHSKPRSSLPAVPHKYALSDIADMVKVLPKATTPKPPVASRLPTMKLESDVRRFEDVSAEVYSVHKRKGRQSNWNPRHLLILQAQFASSLFLTSEGKYLLSDLGPQERMHISKFTGLSMTTISHWLANVKYQLRKTGGTKFLKNMDTGHPVFYCNDCASQFRSPAAFISHLESHLGFQIKDMCKMPVEHHSKAEEAQLPKVLGLVRPSETPLPDEDGDSKFKCKLCCRTFASNHAVKLHLSKTHSKSPDNHSQYVEMDKD; encoded by the coding sequence ATGCCCGACGATGAAGATGCGGCTCCTCAAGACGGCGTCATGGAGGAAGACGGAGAGACCGACGCTCTGACGGAAGAGGAATGCTCAGAGAAGACCAGCCCCAAAGTGTCCGAGGACCGCGAGCTGGACAACAGGAGCAGTAACAGTTACAGCAACCAGAACTCTCCCGCCAGCCTCCTGTCTAACCAGGAGGCAGAGCTAGAGTCGCACCTGAGCGACACCTGCGACAGGCTTGCCGACTTTAAGAACTCAGACGCACCGCCAGACGACGAGGGTTGTAAACGCAAGGACGAGACAGGGAGCAGCTTGCAGAAAATGCGTGCGGCGTATGCAAACTTTCTTTCGGACTCCTACTGGACGGCAGTTGGGACGGACTTGAAAGCGGGCAAAACCACCAGCAAAGCCAACTGCGACAGCACCAACGGCAGCACCAAGAGTGACTTCGACTGGCACCAGGACGCGCTGTCCAAGACCCTGCAGCAGACGCTGTCCCCGAAGCCTCCGTCCAAACCCAACCTCTTCAGTTCCGTGCATCTGTACCGGCAGAGCAGCAAACCCTGCGGCTCAGTGTTCACGGGTGCCAGCCGCTTCCGCTGTAAGGACTGCAGTGCCGCTTACGACACCTTGGTGGAGCTGACGGTCCACATGAACAAGAGTGGACACTACCAGGACAACAACCTCAGCAAGGAAAATAGTTCATCTGCCTCGTCCTCAAAATCGAGGAAACGTAGCTTGCAGGATCTGGAAGGGAAGGAGGATGCACAGAAGGTCTTAAAGTGCATGTTCTGTGGTCATTCCTTTGACTCGCTCCAGGATTTGAGCGTCCACATGATCAAAACGAAGCATTACCAAAAAGTGCCTTTAAAGGAGCCAATCCCAGTCATCACCCCAAAACTACTTCCACCAGCAAAGAAGCGGGCCTTCGAAAGCGCCAGGCCGTGCTCCCCGGACTCCACTACCGGGGCATCCGGGTACGGTGACACCCAGCGAGCCGGTGTCGCGTCGAACCCCAACAATAACCGCTATGGCTATCAGAATGGCGCCAGTTACACTTGGCAGTTTGAGACGTGCAAGTCTCAGATTCTGAAGTGCATGGAGTGCGGCAGCTCCCACGACACCCTGCAGCAGCTCACCACGCACATGATGGTGACGGGACATTTTATCAAGGTCACCAACTCCGCTTCCAAGAAGGGGAAACAGTTAGCTCTCGACCCCTTGGCGGTGGAGAAGATCCAAGGCTTAGTCGAGGCCCCCTCTGAAGCAGACGGAGACAAGATGTCTCCTAAGAATGTTTCCCCTGGAGGCAGCGAGAGGGATGGGGAGGACGGTTCTTCCAAAGGGGACGAAAGTGAAGGGAAGGATGAAAAGCTAGAGAGTGAAGATCAAAAGGCAGGAAACTTCAAGTACCCTTATCTCCGTGAGGAGGATCTGGAGCAGGACTCGGCCGGAGGCGGGGACATCCTTAAGTCTTTAGCCAACACAGTTGCTTCGGCCATCAATAAAGCTCAAACAGGAACGCCGAGCTGGAGCGCCTATCCGAGCATCCACGCCGCCTATCAGCTCTCCGGCATCATCAAAAGTGTCCCTATTTCTACCGCTGCGTCGCCTCCCGCTCAGGTGAAGCAGACATTCAACCAAAGGCTGCGGCCGATCGCCCCTAAGGGGAGGAACCACGATGCCACGGGCCCGGAGGGTCCCCCGGTGTTGCATAATGACAGCGACATCAAACAGGACGTGATCAGTGACGGTAAAGACGGCGAGAGTGCGAAGTTTGATCTGATGGAGACGGATGACAGCGACTGTCAGGATGATTGCTCCTTCTCTTCAAAGCCTGATGCCAACACTGGGAATGATGGCGGCGAGGCGATCAAAGCGAAGATGAGCCCAGATTTCTCTGACAGAGGCAAGACTCCGAGCCCCTCCGCCGGCGACAGTGATGCTCCGGATATCCTTGCTGTAAACCCTCTCAGTGCACTGCAGTCAGTCCTGAACAATCACCTCGGCAAAGCCAATAAACCCAAAAACTCACGATTAGACAAACTATCTTCTCACGCCCAGTCTATTTTTGCTAACATGAATCAAAAGCCAGCACTAATACTCGCTAATCCTGCGAGGAATAAGCCGAAGAATAGCTTTCTCTTTGCGAGTGACGACCAGCCGATAGACTTGACGAAATCCAAACACAGCAAGCCCAGGTCCTCGCTGCCCGCCGTGCCGCACAAGTACGCTCTGTCCGACATCGCCGACATGGTCAAAGTTCTCCCCAAAGCCACCACGCCCAAACCCCCCGTAGCCTCCAGGCTCCCCACCATGAAACTCGAATCCGACGTCAGGCGCTTCGAGGATGTGTCCGCCGAAGTCTACTCGGTCCACAAGCGCAAGGGCCGCCAGTCCAACTGGAACCCTCGCCACCTTCTCATCCTGCAGGCGCAGTTCGCCTCCAGCCTCTTCCTCACCTCGGAGGGCAAGTACCTGCTGTCTGACCTCGGCCCTCAGGAGCGCATGCACATCTCCAAGTTCACCGGACTCTCCATGACCACCATAAGCCATTGGCTGGCCAATGTCAAGTACCAGCTGCGGAAAACCGGCGGCACCAAATTCCTAAAGAACATGGACACGGGCCACCCCGTCTTCTACTGCAACGACTGTGCTTCGCAGTTCAGGTCGCCGGCCGCCTTCATCTCCCACCTGGAGTCCCACCTGGGCTTCCAGATCAAAGACATGTGCAAGATGCCCGTGGAGCACCACTCCAAGGCAGAGGAGGCCCAGCTCCCCAAGGTGCTGGGACTCGTCCGTCCATCCGAGACGCCGCTCCCCGACGAGGACGGCGACTCCAAGTTCAAATGTAAGCTGTGCTGTCGGACATTTGCCAGCAATCACGCCGTCAAGCTCCATTTGAGTAAGACACACAGCAAGTCCCCCGACAACCACTCGCAGTACGTGGAGATGGACAAGGACTAG